tataaacgtgtgtgtgagtgttttttagAGACGTCAGAGGAAGTTGAAGGTTGCTTGAAACTTCCCGTGCACTTGAGACAAAGTCCAAATGTGTTAAGtattaaaaaagttttaaattcctgaatataaaaatgtaataacttaATCAAAAAGTGTATTATTCTCACTCAGCAGCTCAAACAAGATACAGACAAGCGATGACAACAGTTCATCATGTTGTCACAGCAGATATTGTTTGTTCATATCTGTCAGTTTACTTGCTTTTCAGTTTTAAGACctgcattatttttatttggtcTTTCAAATATCAAATAACCCACTGCAACATCGTAGAGCAGCTTCaatatcttgttttgtttgagcaACAGTCCAGAAACCAAAGATTTTCAGTTCACAATCACATTTTCATAAAGAAACGTATGAAATCGTCACTTTTCAGAAGCTGAAGCCATcgaatatttgacattttgcttaataaaaccaaataaatgaacagattgtgaaaacagtttgttgATCTGTGCAGAGACTGATAGAAACGAGTCCTGGACTTCATCGTTCTTCACCTGTCACAGTCTGATATGTTAGATTTGATAAAAACTGCATTAAAACGATAACAAACCAAACTAATGCTTTTAAAGGATCTATTCTGAGGTCGGAGTTCATTCTGTCACCAAACATATAAAAGTCTCACAGCATcagacacaggaaacaacagTTAAATGGATGAAGTGTGTTGTTTTACCTTGTTGACAACGAGCCGGCTGGAGCAGGTTCCCTCAGATGTGAGACTGCAGCTCCATGTTTACCGTCTCTTTGTGctcctctctttgtgtttgggttttttattgTACTTCTCCTCAGGTGATCGTGCACAGGTgcagcatctcctcctctgtgcctcTCGCTCTCTGACCTCGTCCCTCTGTGCTCCAGCACACAccctcctcaaacacacaaacacacgcacacacgcacacctagAGCCCGCCCAGACGAAACGCTGGAGCCGTGACTCAGGTGAGACATTTCTTCAGACCACATGACAACAGGGTGAACCTGAGGAGAGCAGGTGGCCAAATAGACAATATATTAAATCACTTAGAAACAGACATTTCTTGTTAAAAGTCTTCTGTTGTTCCCAATctggacagaaagagaaagacagacggaCGTAGACGTGGAGATATTCATCAGATAATGATCCCTGATGCTTTGCATGAGTTGTGCAAAATCCCAGAGGCTTACTTTGCAAGTTTGGTTTCCATTCAAATGACCTGAGGCTCGACCActggagaggagctgctgccgaTTCTCTACGTGCACAGAGTTCATGGCTGCGCTCACACATGTGACCTCTGTCCAGCCTAAAGTGCACGAGAGCGTCTGAGAGCAGGCCTCCCCTGGGGGTCTCAGGTAGATTCTCCTCACCTGGTCAGGATGCACTTTAAAAGATGGAGGCTTCCACTGGGTTTGGTTTTGGTTCTAATTTGaagttcatttttatttcttagttATTTGTTGGTTTTGAAACCAAATAGTGGTAAAGAAGAACTCAGATcccttttcaaagtaaaggtaACCGTAAACTAAACACTCAATTAAAGTCCTATGATTCAAAATGTTACCAAAATAAAAGGCACAAAAGTATTATCTGCTAAATGTACTTAAAGAAGCAGAAGTAAAAGTATTTCTTAGGCAAAGCGATATTACAGTAAACTGAATAATTTGGGgaatattatatttgttgtattctttttttaattattagtaaacaaatgaataaagttaaataataaatattaaaacaataaaataacctTCCTTCGACGTCGCCCTCTGCTGACAATCTTTAGAACTACACCAAGTCACAttgaccaatcagctgcagccGTCAGCACGGTGAGCCACCATTGGTCAGGGACCGTCACTGGGCAGCATCGCCTCCTCCTATTGGCTCCGCTTCCTGTAACGTGTCGTAAACACCGAGCTCCTTGTTCCGGGTTGTTTCTTCTGGATTTAAAGCTTTTTTAACTGAActcgttttttaaaaatgaagaaatagaAACGTTACGATCTTCTTCGTGTTGGGttcagaaagtgaggagaggatggaggtgaGAGGAAGTAACATCTGTCTGAGTTCTACACATGTTGCCTAACGTCACTGTCAAAGTTCAATTATATTAGAATAAACACGTTTACAAGGTTTCACTCAGAGTTCAATAGTTGTGTTGTGCTccaggttgtgttgtgttgtgtgtattgtcAAGCTGCACGAGGACATAATGTTTCCTCCTGGTGCTTCGTAGGAAATGTGGAATATTAAGAATATGAAATTAGCttttttgaatgtgtttcctTCCTGTAACAGAATATTCAAAGTCTGCCCATCGACATTCAGAGCAGTAAACTTCTGGGTAAGTTCAGAAACTCTGTGATGGAACAAGTTACTTTCTGTTCTGTGTCATATAGAGATGtcaaaaacactaaataaaacCTGATAACAACAATAGGAATATTAGAAAACAGATAGAAATATCAAGaactatatattataataataatactgggTACATCCTTCCTTTGCTCAGTTCCTTATCTCTTgaaaatcttgttttatttatcaaagaAGTAGTAAATAGAAGTGAGTGGTTATCTGTTGTTACTTTATTGTGTAAAAATCATCTGTTTCCACGAATAAGAAGGTTCACTGTCGTATCACGTACTCGATTTGGGTAAATATACTATATGAGTAAAATTGCATGTAATCAACAAGATACAGTGAACATCTGAAGTTATAAGATCAGATCATGGAGCtactgtcttttttaaaacttaactAAATCACTAGTTTATCCtttaagataaataaacatgtatttgtttagAAAAGGATAATaactgtgttgttgtgcacaGACTGGCTCCTGGACCGACGTCACTGCAACCTGAAATGGCAAAGTGCAGTGAAAACCATCAGGGAGAAGATCAACGCTGCGATCCAGGACATGCCAGAGAACCAGGAGATCACACAGCTCCTGTCCGGCTCCTGTACGTCCCTCTTCACCTCCGACTGGTTCCCTCATGTGTTAGTTACAGTTTGAGAAACCGCTTCTgagtcttttaaaaacaactgttaCGTGTTGTTAAATATTTGTTGCATTATAAAAACAACCCACACATCGTTGTTACAGCGTTAGTCCTCATATGTATTAATATGTgtactgtgttttcattatgaaGTTATTCTGTTGTTACctttccacctcttcctctgtgttaaTAATTATAAACTTATAAACTGTTCATTGACAGACATTCACTACTTCCACTGCTTGAGAATCGTGGAGATCCTGAGGGGAACAGAGGCTTCGTCTAAGAACATCTTTGGCAGATATTCATCTCAGAGGATGAAGGTGAGGACGAGTCCCACCAGCTTCTATCGTCTGTCTCACACTACGTCGGCCATTTCTGATTAGTAACTCACACCTAGTTGTCTGGAAAGTTTTCTGTGACGTGTTCCTCTTCTCTTAAAACTACTAGAAAGTTCAGGAAATCTGGTTTCAaattgtggtttgtgtttttgttgcatcaGGACTGGCAGGAGATTGTGTCTCTTTATGAAGCAGATAATGTCTATCTGGGTAAGTCTGAtattaaataaaggaaaaaaacatatcttATGTATCTATTAACACGTGGCAACATCTGCAGACACTGTTAGACTCATCATTTGTCTATATTTTATAGGGTAGGAAGGTTATTTTAAGCTGAAGAAACAGAATAATTGCATGTACATAGctattcaatatttaattctTTTGTTTGCGTTGGAACAGCGGAGGTCGCCAGTTTGCTGAGTCGCAACGTGAGCTACGAAGGCCCGGCTCTGAGGAAGCAGTTGGCCAAAgccaagcagctgcagcaggagctgaGCAGACGGGAAGTGGAGTGTCAGAGCTCAGCTGCAGACCTGAGGGAACGATACTATGCTGCGTGCAAACAGTATGGCATCACCGTAAGTgcaaacacacgcgcacacactcaaGGGAGAATATTTAGACACAAAAAGAGAATCTGCAATATTTAGAATTACATATTTCATTCGTCTGAtggtttatttctttcttctgtcagGGAGAGAATGTGCCTCGTGAGCTTCAGGCTCTGGTCAAAGATCTACCCGCCGTTCTCGAGGAAGTCGGGAAGGATTCAGGGAAATTAGAGGAGCAAATCCGACTTTACGCCGCTTTCACGAACTTCGTATGCGAGTGGTGAGAAATCTCAtcactttgtctgtttctctgcacGTCTGCTTCCTCTGTGAAACTCAGTCttacatgaaaatataattttatttgacTACAATTGCATCAGAGAGCCCATAAtgactttcaaaataatatattatttaataagttggaataaatacaatataaatccTCAAAGAAAACCCTTggacagttttatttctttgattttgAGCGCGTGTGTTTTTCGTAGGTCCGATCCGGTCTTGCCCATGCTGACGTTTGCCCAGACGAGAGGAAACACAACGTTCTACGAGTGGAGAACAGGGAAAGTCCCGACAGTTGTCGAGAGGCCGGCTGCGGAGGCGGCTCCTTCTGGCTCGGCCACAGACGACATGGTTAGTTTCGCCGACTCTATATCGAGTGTTAAACAGGATCATGTTACCAAAACCTCCCATGTTAGATCCAAGGTAAACAAAATCCCCTGTgttatattttactttcttaattCTTCTATAAGCTCATTTTTATTATCCAGTTAGATTTTCGTGTTTTAAAACCTGCTTTAGATCGACTGGGGCGACTTTGGCAAA
This is a stretch of genomic DNA from Hippoglossus stenolepis isolate QCI-W04-F060 chromosome 21, HSTE1.2, whole genome shotgun sequence. It encodes these proteins:
- the cdk5rap3 gene encoding CDK5 regulatory subunit-associated protein 3 isoform X1; translated protein: MENIQSLPIDIQSSKLLDWLLDRRHCNLKWQSAVKTIREKINAAIQDMPENQEITQLLSGSYIHYFHCLRIVEILRGTEASSKNIFGRYSSQRMKDWQEIVSLYEADNVYLAEVASLLSRNVSYEGPALRKQLAKAKQLQQELSRREVECQSSAADLRERYYAACKQYGITGENVPRELQALVKDLPAVLEEVGKDSGKLEEQIRLYAAFTNFVCEWSDPVLPMLTFAQTRGNTTFYEWRTGKVPTVVERPAAEAAPSGSATDDMVSFADSISSVKQDHVTKTSHVRSKIDWGDFGKGADPAGVNSGIAVEDGVDWGISVEPNSEDTGAGGIDWGDSDAAPIEIEIVDVGTDCPEGVARGEDASTVLENSQSRSQFIDELMELEVFLTQRISEMGEEGDVVSMSQFQLAPSIVQNQTQKHVREMLSQVQDLLHRLTTLRMQHLFMIQASPRYVERVSEVLRQKLKQADILVLKGATMVEKRQEALEEQSRLEPRVDLLAGCTRDLQKLIEADVSKRYNSRPVNLMGVNI
- the cdk5rap3 gene encoding CDK5 regulatory subunit-associated protein 3 isoform X2 encodes the protein MENIQSLPIDIQSSKLLDWLLDRRHCNLKWQSAVKTIREKINAAIQDMPENQEITQLLSGSYIHYFHCLRIVEILRGTEASSKNIFGRYSSQRMKDWQEIVSLYEADNVYLAEVASLLSRNVSYEGPALRKQLAKAKQLQQELSRREVECQSSAADLRERYYAACKQYGITGENVPRELQALVKDLPAVLEEVGKDSGKLEEQIRLYAAFTNFVCEWSDPVLPMLTFAQTRGNTTFYEWRTGKVPTVVERPAAEAAPSGSATDDMIDWGDFGKGADPAGVNSGIAVEDGVDWGISVEPNSEDTGAGGIDWGDSDAAPIEIEIVDVGTDCPEGVARGEDASTVLENSQSRSQFIDELMELEVFLTQRISEMGEEGDVVSMSQFQLAPSIVQNQTQKHVREMLSQVQDLLHRLTTLRMQHLFMIQASPRYVERVSEVLRQKLKQADILVLKGATMVEKRQEALEEQSRLEPRVDLLAGCTRDLQKLIEADVSKRYNSRPVNLMGVNI